The genomic DNA GGCCTCCGAGCTGGGGATGGACAGTCTGTTCGAAACCCATCACGAGCGGGAGTTGGATACGGTCCTGGAGTGGATTCCCGCTGCGAGGATGATTGGGATCAACAATCGGGATCTGAACACGTTCACGACCGATCTCAATGTGACCTTCCGGTTGGCGAAAAGAATCCCCTCCGATAAGTTGATCATCAGTGAAAGCGGAATTCATGATCGCGATGCCGTGATAAGGCTGACCCAGGCAGGGGTGCACGCCATGTTGATTGGAGAGTCGCTCATTCGCGCCGAGCACACAACGGACAAAGTCCGAGAGTTGCTTGGTCAGGCTGCACCCGGTGAAGGAGCCACTTCGGCATGAAGATCAAGATCTGCGGCATTACGAATGTAGAAGACGCGGACGTCGCGGTAAAGACGGGCGCGGATGCCTTAGGTTTTGTCATGTACCGGAAGAGCCCACGGTGGGTCGAGCCGGCAGTCGCGAGATCCATCATAGCCGGTCTTCCTCCTTTTGTGTTGCCGGTTGGTGTGTTCGTCAATGAAGAAGCCCAAAAAGTTCGGACACTCATGGATGAATGTGGATTTGTCTTGGCCCAACTCCATGGAGATGAATCAGCTGCGTATTGTCAGAACCTCGGCCGTCCGGCGCTGAAGGCCATTCGGCTGAAGGACCGCAGTACCTTACTTGCCCTGGCTGAATTTCAAGGGCGAGCGAACGTGCGAGGATTTCTCCTCGA from Nitrospira sp. includes the following:
- a CDS encoding Phosphoribosylanthranilate isomerase, whose product is MKIKICGITNVEDADVAVKTGADALGFVMYRKSPRWVEPAVARSIIAGLPPFVLPVGVFVNEEAQKVRTLMDECGFVLAQLHGDESAAYCQNLGRPALKAIRLKDRSTLLALAEFQGRANVRGFLLDTFSGQSYGGTGQMTDWTLAQEVARSAPVILAGGLNPANVAGAIRMVRPYGVDVSSGVEQSPGKKDPDKMKAFIEAVRSLSDIAFRDEAKEVR